In Vanacampus margaritifer isolate UIUO_Vmar chromosome 9, RoL_Vmar_1.0, whole genome shotgun sequence, the following proteins share a genomic window:
- the stk40 gene encoding serine/threonine-protein kinase 40 yields MSKRRASERGAGETSSRAGKLQCPVYTGISGSNAKRAGPFILGPRLGNSPVPSIVQCLARKDGSDDFYQLKILTLEERVDSAGETQEERQGKMLLHTEYSLLSLLHNQDGVVHHHGLFQDRAYEIVEDPEANKSRKMKKRICLVLDCLCAHDFSDKTADLINLQHYVIKEKRLGEREAIIIFYDVVRVVEALHKKNIVHRDLKLGNMVLNKRTHRITITNFCLGKHLVSEDDLLKDQRGSPAYISPDVLSGRPYRGKPSDMWALGVVLFTMLYGQFPFYDSIPQELFRKIKAAEYSIPEDGRVSENTVCLIRKLLVLDPQQRLTAGEVLESLGDIIASWQSVSSLSGPLQVVPDIDDQINHPEHLQEAKVTEESSQYEFENYMRQQLLLAEEKNTFHEAKSFLKRHFNSLPPVRRLGHDAQPVSPLDAAILALRFLRK; encoded by the exons ATGTCCAAGCGGCGTGCGTCGGAGAGAGGGGCCGGAGAGACATCGAGCAGGGCCGGCAAGCTGCAGTGTCCAGTTTACACTGGGATATCTGGCAGCAACGCCAAGCGAGCTGGGCCGTTCATCCTGG ggccTCGTCTAGGCAACTCACCAGTGCCCAGCATAGTGCAGTGTCTGGCCAGGAAAGATGGCAGCGACGATTTCTACCAGCTCAAA ATCTTGACACTAGAGGAGCGAGTGGACTCTGCTGGCGAGACGCAGGAGGAAAGGCAGGGGAAGATGCTGCTGCACACAGAGTATTCCCTCCTGTCTCTGCTGCACAACCAGGACGGAGTGGTCCACCATCACGGCCTCTTCCAG GACCGGGCCTATGAAATCGTGGAGGACCCCGAGGCCAACAAGTCGCGCAAGATGAAGAAGCGCATCTGCCTGGTGCTGGACTGCCTGTGCGCGCACGACTTCAGCGACAAGACGGCCGACCTCATCAACCTGCAGCACTACGTCATCAAGGAGAAGAGGCTTGGCGAACGCGAGGCCATCATCATCTTCTACGACGTGGTGCGCGTGGTGGAGGCCCTGCACAAG AAGAACATCGTGCACCGAGACCTCAAGCTGGGAAACATGGTGCTGAACAAACG GACGCATCGAATCACCATCACCAACTTCTGCTTAGGAAAACACCTGGTCAGTGAGGACGACCTGCTCAAAGATCAGCGAGGAAGTCCCGCCTACATCAGCCCCGATGTGCTAAGCG gtcGCCCGTACCGCGGTAAGCCCAGCGACATGTGGGCTCTCGGCGTGGTCCTGTTCACCATGTTGTACGGCCAGTTCCCTTTCTACGACAGCATACCTCAAGAGCTCTTCCGCAAGATCAAGGCCGCCGAGTACTCCATCCCAGA AGATGGCCGCGTGTCCGAGAACACAGTGTGTCTGATCCGAAAACTGCTGGTGCTCGACCCTCAGCAGAGACTGACTGCTGGCGAGGTGCTGGAGTCCCTTGGTGACATCATTGCCTCTTG GCAGTCAGTTTCATCACTAAGCGGCCCGCTGCAGGTGGTTCCGGATATTGACGATCAGATCAACCACCCAGAGCATCTACAAGAG GCCAAAGTGACGGAGGAGTCGTCGCAGTACGAGTTTGAGAACTACATGCGTCAGCAGCTGCTGCTGGCCGAGGAGAAGAACACGTTCCACGAGGCCAAAAGCTTCCTCAAGCGCCACTTCAACAGCCTGCCGCCTGTGCGGCGGCTAGGCCACGACGCCCAGCCCGTCAGCCCGCTGGACGCCGCCATCCTGGCGCTGCGCTTCCTCCGCAAGTAG